A section of the Streptomyces sp. SLBN-118 genome encodes:
- a CDS encoding spermidine synthase, giving the protein MARNRRRSRTGGAGSPEPVVEKVDGGLAELIPDRERPRGWTLLIDGAPQSHVDLDDPVHLSFEYQRRLGHVIDLAAPPGRPLQAVHLGGGAFTLARYIAATRSRSTQQIVELDAPLVQLVRRQLPLDPSARIRVRSTDARAGLGKVPDGWADLVIADVFSGARTPAHLTSTEFLAEVRRVLAPGGFYAANLADGPPLAHLRAQVATAAAVFPELALAADPTVLRGRRFGNAVLLASDVPLPVAELTRRVAGDPHAGRVEHGRALADFTGGAPAVTDASAKPSPIPPPAAFRP; this is encoded by the coding sequence ATGGCAAGAAACAGGCGCCGCAGCCGCACGGGCGGGGCAGGCAGCCCCGAACCTGTCGTCGAGAAGGTCGACGGCGGGCTCGCCGAGCTGATACCCGACCGTGAGCGGCCGCGCGGCTGGACGCTGCTCATCGACGGCGCGCCGCAGTCCCATGTCGACCTCGACGACCCGGTCCATCTCTCCTTCGAGTACCAGCGCCGCCTCGGCCATGTCATCGACCTCGCCGCCCCGCCCGGCCGCCCCCTCCAGGCCGTTCATCTCGGCGGCGGCGCCTTCACGCTCGCCCGGTACATCGCGGCGACCCGCTCCCGCTCAACCCAGCAGATCGTGGAACTGGACGCCCCGCTGGTCCAACTGGTGCGCCGGCAGCTTCCGTTGGATCCGAGCGCGCGAATACGTGTCCGGTCCACCGACGCCCGCGCCGGTCTCGGCAAGGTGCCGGACGGCTGGGCGGACCTGGTGATAGCCGATGTCTTCAGTGGCGCTCGCACCCCCGCGCATCTGACCAGTACGGAATTCCTGGCCGAGGTGCGCAGGGTCCTGGCGCCGGGCGGGTTCTACGCCGCGAACCTGGCCGACGGGCCGCCGCTGGCGCATCTGCGCGCCCAGGTCGCCACGGCCGCGGCGGTCTTCCCCGAACTCGCGCTCGCCGCCGACCCGACGGTGCTGCGCGGGCGCCGCTTCGGCAATGCGGTGCTGCTCGCCTCGGACGTCCCGCTGCCCGTCGCGGAACTGACCCGCCGCGTGGCGGGAGACCCGCACGCCGGCCGGGTCGAACACGGCAGGGCGCTGGCCGACTTCACGGGAGGCGCGCCCGCGGTGACGGACGCGAGCGCGAAGCCGTCACCGATCCCGCCGCCCGCCGCTTTCCGCCCGTAA
- a CDS encoding tetratricopeptide repeat protein — MASSSQASEQARQASRAVPNLAFRRLRGQRSPGEFAAAVRKAAREIGEQVSCDARYVGRVEAGEIRCPNYAYERVFLHMFPGRTLADLGFTARERVRGGRGGRAAQGRGPEPAHPYRPFDIHSDINEESDVLRRAFMTSGTTTVAAASLGLGPGLVPSGRRVGEAEVNAVEEAVRRIRLLDDRHGADGLYQQAAQPLRTAYALLDAGTAARRSTADRLHSGAGELAISVGWLAHDSGRFEDARSHYAEALATARVAGDAALEAHAFCNASFLARDAGRYREAVRSAQAGQGAARRVASARLLSLLSLREAGGWAGLGDRGACEKSLARAHAYFDRGPADTDPEWMSFFGEPELEALQAQCRSALGEWSRAARHARRAVSLQDHRFTRNLALYRAELALDLAHAGAPAEAAWAGQQVLDMLEEVRSTRIQSMLSETARGLGKQRGAEGVDAFLDRVGDSVRRA; from the coding sequence ATGGCGTCGTCGTCACAGGCATCAGAGCAGGCACGGCAGGCATCACGGGCGGTTCCCAATCTCGCCTTCCGCAGGCTGCGAGGGCAGCGCTCGCCGGGAGAGTTCGCGGCGGCGGTACGCAAGGCCGCCCGGGAGATCGGCGAACAGGTCTCGTGCGACGCCCGCTACGTGGGGCGGGTCGAGGCCGGTGAGATCCGCTGCCCCAATTACGCGTACGAGCGGGTGTTCCTGCACATGTTCCCCGGCCGGACGCTGGCCGACCTGGGCTTCACGGCACGGGAACGGGTGCGGGGCGGGCGGGGCGGACGGGCCGCACAGGGCAGAGGGCCCGAGCCGGCGCATCCCTACCGCCCTTTCGACATCCACAGCGACATCAACGAGGAGAGCGACGTGCTGCGTCGCGCATTCATGACGAGCGGCACCACCACGGTGGCGGCCGCGTCCCTCGGGCTCGGACCAGGTCTTGTGCCCAGCGGGCGCCGGGTCGGCGAGGCGGAGGTCAACGCCGTCGAAGAAGCGGTACGGCGGATCCGGCTGCTCGACGACCGGCACGGCGCGGACGGGCTCTACCAGCAGGCCGCACAGCCGCTGCGCACGGCATACGCCCTGCTCGACGCGGGCACGGCGGCACGGCGCTCGACCGCGGACCGGCTGCACTCGGGTGCGGGCGAACTCGCCATCTCCGTGGGCTGGCTGGCGCACGACTCGGGCCGCTTCGAGGATGCGCGCTCGCACTACGCGGAGGCGCTGGCGACGGCGCGGGTGGCGGGCGACGCGGCGCTCGAGGCGCACGCCTTCTGCAACGCGTCGTTCCTGGCCCGGGACGCGGGCCGGTACCGGGAGGCCGTGCGCTCGGCCCAGGCGGGCCAGGGGGCGGCACGCCGGGTGGCCTCGGCGCGGCTGCTTTCGCTGCTCTCGCTGCGGGAGGCCGGGGGTTGGGCGGGGCTCGGGGACCGCGGCGCCTGCGAGAAGTCCCTGGCGCGGGCCCACGCCTACTTCGACCGTGGCCCGGCGGACACGGACCCCGAGTGGATGTCCTTCTTCGGCGAACCGGAGCTGGAGGCGCTGCAGGCCCAGTGCCGGTCGGCCCTCGGCGAATGGTCCCGGGCGGCCCGCCACGCCCGCCGGGCGGTGTCCCTGCAGGACCACCGCTTCACCCGCAACCTGGCGCTGTACCGGGCGGAACTGGCCCTGGACCTTGCCCACGCGGGCGCACCGGCCGAGGCGGCGTGGGCGGGCCAGCAGGTGCTGGACATGCTGGAGGAGGTCCGGTCGACGCGCATCCAGTCGATGCTGTCGGAGACGGCGCGGGGGTTGGGGAAGCAGAGGGGGGCGGAGGGGGTGGATGCGTTCCTCGACCGGGTCGGGGACTCGGTGCGGCGGGCGTAG
- a CDS encoding histidine phosphatase family protein, giving the protein MAPRILLARHGQTEWSLSGRHTGRTDLRLLEEGRRGAKLLGERLHRAPWSGLESVEVRTSPLVRARETCALAGFAERATDWDALMEWDYGAYEGLTPGEIWADRPDWFIWRDGVPEGETLAELGARADEVVQWARSADRDVLVFAHGHILRVLGARWLGLDPSFAATIRLDPTSLSVLGWAYGEPALDRWNDTGHMEL; this is encoded by the coding sequence ATGGCACCGCGCATCCTGCTCGCCCGGCACGGCCAGACCGAGTGGTCGCTCTCCGGCAGGCACACCGGCCGGACGGACCTGCGCCTGCTCGAAGAGGGCAGGCGCGGGGCGAAACTTCTGGGCGAGCGACTGCACCGCGCCCCCTGGTCGGGCCTGGAGTCCGTCGAGGTCCGCACGAGCCCGCTGGTGCGGGCGCGCGAGACCTGCGCGCTGGCGGGATTCGCGGAACGGGCGACCGACTGGGACGCGCTCATGGAGTGGGACTACGGGGCGTACGAGGGCCTGACCCCGGGGGAGATCTGGGCGGACCGCCCGGACTGGTTCATCTGGCGCGACGGCGTCCCCGAGGGAGAAACACTGGCCGAACTCGGCGCCCGCGCGGACGAGGTGGTGCAGTGGGCGCGCTCGGCGGACCGTGACGTCCTGGTCTTCGCCCACGGCCACATCCTGCGTGTCCTGGGCGCGCGGTGGCTGGGTCTGGACCCGTCGTTCGCGGCAACGATCCGGCTGGACCCGACGTCGCTGTCGGTACTGGGGTGGGCGTACGGGGAGCCGGCGCTGGACCGCTGGAATGACACGGGTCACATGGAGCTGTAA